The genomic interval TACCCGAGAAGCGTTTAAGCTAGACCGGGCAGGACATCTGCGACAAAGTCGGCAGGCCGAAGAACGGGTAATTTTGGCAGTTCTAGCCGTCTGGGAGGATGGGTCTTATGAAATCCTGCATTATGAGATTGCCTCCGACGAAGGAGAAGCAGAGTGGGAGGCCTTGTTTGAGCATTTAATCGCCCGAGGACTGCAAGCCGATGCGGTGAAATTAGTGGTCAGTGATGGCAGTTTGGGATTGCCCAAGGCGTTGAAAAAGACCTTGCCCCAGGCCCAACAGCAACGCTGTATCACGCACAAAATCCGAGGGATTGAGCGCTATTTGAGTTATGAGGATTTGCCGAAAACCGATGAGCAGGAACAACCCCTGAAGCGGGAAGATGCCAAACGGCAGCGTCGATTTGAAATTGCCTCTGAGGCTTATCAAATCTACAATGCAGAGACTTTGGAGCAGGCAAGGCAACGGTTAGAGCAATTCATCACCAAATGGGAAACACAAGAACCCAAAGCCATCCAAGTCTTTCAACGCGATCTAGAGTTGACCCTGACTTTCTATCAATTTGCACCAAACCTGCATCGGCATATTCGCACCACTAATCATTTGGAGCGGCTATTTCGAGAATTTCGCACCAAGTCAGATGAAATTGGGGCATTCCCGCATGAAACGAGTTGCCTCACTGTCTTTTTCCTCGTGATTGAGCGTGATCATGCCAAACATGACCGTAAAACCGTGGCGAAAAATTCGTGACACTAACCAATCCACATTGAGAGATCTGAATAAAAAGTTTGTAGACATTCTCCATCTAAATTCCACAGTTTGGTAGTACCAATTGCATCACACTCACGCCCACCGGATACAATTAACTGACCATCGGGACTGAAACAAACACTATTGACACTGTGATGATGTCCTGAAAAGCTTTTTAAGCATCGACCATCCGAACTCCAAATCTCGATCACACCCTGTCCGTGACCTGAGACAAACATCTGCCCATCAGGGCTGAAGCTAATGCTATTAACTGATTGGGGCGGTCGAATATCTCTGGACTTATTGCTGTCCAGGCTATGGAGCAGAACGGTGTCATAGGCTCCTCCTACAGCGATTGTTTTGTTATCTGGACTAAAGTTGATACTGAGTGGTGCATCTACAAGCGAATCATCGACATAGATAGATGAACAGTTTGTCAGAAGTTGCCCATCCAAACTCCAAACTTGAAAATTATTAAACCCTGTCGTAGCTATCATCGTACTATCAGGGCTGAAATCGATACTGCTGACTGAAGTAGTGCATTGAAAGGTTTGTAATTCACGTCCATTTAAAGCCCATAGCTTGACAGTTCTATCCCAACTGCCTGAAGCAATAAATTTACCGCAGGGGCTAAAACTGACACTCATGACTGAGTCTCGATGCCCCTGAAAGGTCTTTAAATCTCGTCCATTGATTCCCCACAATTTAATAACGCCATCCGAATAGCCTGAAACAATCATCATACTCTCAGGACTAAAACAGGCACTCATGGGTACACCTTGATGTCCCTGAAGTTGACATCTTCGGAAGGTCTTAAATTCTCTTCCGTTCAAGTTCCAAAGTTTGAGAATTCTATCAGC from Kovacikia minuta CCNUW1 carries:
- a CDS encoding transposase, with translation MTIAQREQQIHRVKAVSFQPELDEALEQALREAVISAVKITLESALKEELKAELAKMGDDRPRRSGYFQRRLDTQYGQVKDLRVPKLRERNPEREWQILQRYQRGLGNLLNWLCCLYVMGLSLRDLQEALYFLIGHVLSRSAVNQVTLQIQQHLDTRRLAPIGKTPAILIVDGVWVEIQYTREAFKLDRAGHLRQSRQAEERVILAVLAVWEDGSYEILHYEIASDEGEAEWEALFEHLIARGLQADAVKLVVSDGSLGLPKALKKTLPQAQQQRCITHKIRGIERYLSYEDLPKTDEQEQPLKREDAKRQRRFEIASEAYQIYNAETLEQARQRLEQFITKWETQEPKAIQVFQRDLELTLTFYQFAPNLHRHIRTTNHLERLFREFRTKSDEIGAFPHETSCLTVFFLVIERDHAKHDRKTVAKNS